One segment of Anguilla anguilla isolate fAngAng1 chromosome 1, fAngAng1.pri, whole genome shotgun sequence DNA contains the following:
- the zgc:171704 gene encoding ras-related and estrogen-regulated growth inhibitor-like protein: MVVQVKPNTSHSGKTMDGTQQKVEANILLLGAENVGKSALTVRFLTRRFIGEYGDIESIYNHNDKIGGREISFNIWDSLYPQNCETTESITEKHLQWADGLILVYSICDRSSFDVVRQQVHRIKQAKKTSGVSPIIIVGNKRDLQHRRTVSSEEGRLLALSADCGFFEISAAETYHGVLLVFHQLFDLIREARALKKGGIKGIVRSVSAVFGRKRAE; this comes from the exons ATGGTTGTTCAAGTCAAACCCAACACCAGTCATAGCGGGAAAACAATGGATGGAACGCAGCAAAAAGTGGAAGCTAACATATTGCTGCTTGGAGCCGAAAATGTGGGGAAGTCAG cGCTCACTGTACGATTTCTCACAAGACGATTCATCGGCGAGTACGGTGATATAG AATCCATATACAATCACAACGACAAAATCGGCGGACGGGAAATTTCTTTCAACATCTGGGATTCGCTGTACCCACAG aacTGCGAGACTACGGAATCAATCACCGAAAAGCATTTGCAGTGGGCGGACGGTTTAATTCTGGTGTACAGCATATGTGACCGTTCAAGCTTCGACGTGGTGCGGCAACAGGTGCATCGCATCAAGCAAGCAAAGAAGACCTCCGGGGTGTCACCCATCATAATCGTTGGCAACAAGCGTGACCTCCAGCACCGACGCACGGTGTCGAGTGAAGAGGGTCGGCTCCTAGCTCTGTCTGCTGACTGTGGTTTTTTTGAGATATCTGCTGCTGAAACATACCATGGCGTTTTGCTGGTGTTCCACCAACTGTTCGACCTCATCAGGGAGGCAAGGGCTCTTAAGAAGGGCGGCATCAAGGGCATCGTAAGAAGCGTGTCGGCGGTTTTTGGGAGAAAACGTGCGGAGTAG